Proteins encoded together in one Eublepharis macularius isolate TG4126 chromosome 2, MPM_Emac_v1.0, whole genome shotgun sequence window:
- the SPTY2D1 gene encoding protein SPT2 homolog: MEFSEILMVATEQQGLSAVPKRYSLAVGPPKKDPKVKGVHSAAVQAFLKRQEADRRKKDLAEKKRKEELLAKRVELKHDRKARAMASRTKDNFCGYNGIPVEEKPKRRQACESRSDRPTEAVECMTGDEMEQFEYSQTESEHESENYEEKPSKASVKPKVSHKSAPPQLNFTDLLKLAEKKQYEPVEIKVVKKTEERPMTAEELREREYLERKNRKGVVLKEKKGEKEMKHVIASGCSKKDQSQKVLINAKLSKHSTDTHSFFKGNVSSQTGSDKKDKGPALSSKPKHNEKAKPALKGPLKSSSSSSHTKAADNGGGKSGLNSHALVLKTAANAVPKQSSVKEPSLKKTFSHVKPTSVTATQHESIKHSNSKQASSSSGTGGSLPRKKSSLSTGPGRPGSNLNTERGLQSTHSGMGPGRSGSSSGSVQPSSSSGVPRRPGSSVGMGPGRPGSSSGPMRSGSGQSTGPGRPSSMLNNELGKGISSGPGPGWPSSTSAGNIKPKCTVVSETISSKNLVPRQSSSQMNGMRPVAQQRPGILQQGFRRPFLPVTSKRPYEDEDDDSEMDDFIDDEGEPQEEISKHIREIFGYDRSKYKDESDYALRYMESSWKEQQKEEAKSLRLGMQEDLEEQRREEEELKRKKQAKKLRTR; this comes from the exons ATCTggctgaaaaaaaaagaaaagaagaacttTTAGCTAAGCGTGTAGAACTGAAACATGACCGAAAAGCAAGAGCTATGGCTTCACGAACAAAGGACAACTTCTGTGGCTATAATGGCATTCCTGTTGAAGAGAAACCCAAGAGAAGGCAGGCTTGTGAAAGCAGATCGGATAGACCTACAGAAGCAGTGGAGTGCATGACAGGTGATGAAATGGAGCAATTTGAATATAGTCAGACAGAATCTGAGCATGAATCAGAAAATTATGAAGAAAAGCCATCCAAAGCATCAGTGAAACCAAAGGTATCTCACAAGAGTGCACCCCCTCAACTCAATTTTACAGATCTTCTAAAACTGGCAGAAAAAAAACAATATGAGCCCGTGGAAATAAAAGTAGTAAAAAAGACAGAGGAAAGACCCATGACAGCAGAAGAACTGAGAGAGCGAGAATATTTGGAGCGAAAAAACAGAAAAGGGGTTGTACtaaaggagaagaaaggagaaaaagaaatgaaacatgTAATAGCATCAGGTTGTTCCAAAAAAGACCAGTCACAGAAGGTGTTAATAAATGCTAAACTCAGCAAGCATTCCACAGatacacattctttttttaaaggaaatgtttCTTCCCAAACTGGTAGTGATAAGAAAGACAAAGGACCAGCGTTGTCCTCTAAACCTAAACACAATGAGAAAGCAAAACCTGCACTCAAGGGACCGTTAAAAAGTTCATCGAGCAGTAGTCATACTAAAGCTGCAGACAATGGAGGAGGAAAATCTGGATTGAATTCTCATGCCCTGGTCTTGAAGACTGCTGCTAATGCAGTTCCGAAACAGTCATCTGTTAAAGAACCCAGTCTTAAGAAAACTTTCAGCCATGTAAAACCAACTAGTGTGACTGCTACCCAGCATGAAAGTATTAAACATTCCAACTCTAAGCAGGCAAGCAGCAGTTCAGGCACAGGTGGATCTCTTCCAAGAAAAAAGAGCAGCTTGAGTACAGGACCAGGGAGGCCCGGGAGCAACTTGAATACAGAGCGTGGATTGCAAAGCACTCATTCAGGCATGGGACCTGGACGCTCAGGAAGCAGCTCAGGATCTGTGCAACCGAGCAGCAGTTCAGGTGTGCCACGAAGGCCAGGCAGCAGTGTAGGTATGGGACCTGGCAGACCAGGAAGCAGTTCAGGACCAATGCGTTCTGGTAGTGGCCAAAGCACAGGACCTGGGCGGCCAAGTAGCATGCTAAACAATGAACTAGGAAAAGGAATTAGCTCAGGGCCTGGACCAGGATGGCCAAGCAGCACTTCAGCTGGAAACATAAAACCAAAGTGCACTGTTGTATCAGAAACAATCTCATCTAAAAATTTGGTCCCCAGACAATCTAGTAGCCAGATGAATGGAATGAGGCCAGTAGCACAGCAACGACCTGGGATTCTGCAACAAG GTTTTCGAAGGCCTTTTCTGCCTGTTACTTCTAAGAGGCCatatgaagatgaagatgatgattCTGAAATGGATGACTTCATTGATGATGAAGGGGAACCCCAAGAAGAAATTTCTAAACATATTAGAGAAATATTTGGATATGATCGCTCTAA atATAAAGATGAAAGTGATTATGCCTTACGTTACATGGAAAGCAGCTGGAAAGAGCAGCAGAAGGAGGAAGCCAAGAG CTTGAGACTTGGAATGCAAGAAGATCTAGAAGAACAGAGACGTGAAGAGGAGGAATTGAAACGCAAGAAGCAGGCCAAAAAGCTGAGAACGCGTTAA